The Vicia villosa cultivar HV-30 ecotype Madison, WI linkage group LG1, Vvil1.0, whole genome shotgun sequence genome includes a region encoding these proteins:
- the LOC131641424 gene encoding 3-hydroxy-3-methylglutaryl-coenzyme A reductase 3-like, translating into MEHRRRDQNSFPTPVHPGELQKNQKLASTDSHAASLCMANAVFFGLFFSVAYFLLHRWREKIRTSTPLHVVTASETAAIVSLVASAVYLLGFFGVGSRASFPEDLSDEEILAKEDSRISGPCPAALVDTDAKPAIAQSPKIYDVAAPVNLSAEDEEIVKSVVSGSIPSYSLESRLADCQKAAAIRRSAVQTITGKSLEGLPLEGFDYDSILGQCCEMPIGFVQIPVGVAGPLLLDGVEYTVPMATTEGCLVASTNRGCKAIHACGGASSVLLRDGMTRAPVVRFSSAKRAAQLKFYLEDPLNFDALSLTFNKSSRFARLQSIQPAIAGKNLYIRFRCSTGDAMGMNMVSKGVQNVLDFLLNDFPDMDVIGISGNYCSDKKAAAVNWIEGRGKSVVCEAVIKEEVVMKVLKTNVEALVELNMLKNLTGSAIAGALGGFNAHASNIVSAIYLATGQDPAQNVESSHCITMMEAVNDGKDLHISVTMPSIEVGTVGGGTQLASQSACLNLLGVKGASKDSPGANSRLLATIVAGSVLAGELSLMSAIAAGQLVKSHMKYNRSSKDISKIVS; encoded by the exons ATGGAGCATCGCCGGAGAGATCAAAATTCCTTTCCTACACCCGTTCACCCCGGCGAACTCCAAAAAAACCAGAAGCTCGCATCTACCGACTCACACGCAGCTTCTCTATGCATGGCTAATGCGGTTTTCTTCGGTTTATTCTTCTCCGTCGCGTACTTTCTCCTCCACCGTTGGCGCGAGAAGATCCGTACATCCACTCCTCTCCACGTCGTTACTGCGTCCGAAACCGCCGCTATTGTTTCTCTTGTAGCCTCCGCCGTTTATCTATTAGGCTTCTTTGGTGTCGGATCTCGTGCTTCCTTCCCGGAGGATCTCTCCGATGAAGAGATCCTCGCTAAGGAAGATTCAAGGATATCAGGACCGTGTCCTGCCGCACTTGTCGACACCGACGCGAAACCAGCAATAGCTCAGTCACCGAAGATTTACGACGTTGCTGCACCGGTGAATCTCTCAGCCGAAGACGAGGAGATCGTGAAATCGGTTGTTTCCGGTTCAATTCCGTCGTACTCGTTGGAATCTAGGCTTGCTGATTGTCAAAAAGCGGCGGCGATTCGTCGTTCGGCGGTTCAGACAATTACAGGGAAGTCTTTGGAGGGTTTACCGTTGGAAGGTTTTGATTATGATTCGATATTAGGTCAGTGCTGTGAGATGCCGATAGGGTTTGTGCAAATTCCGGTTGGTGTTGCAGGTCCATTGCTGTTGGATGGAGTTGAGTATACAGTACCAATGGCTACAACGGAGGGTTGTCTTGTTGCGAGTACTAATAGAGGGTGTAAAGCTATTCATGCTTGCGGCGGAGCTTCGTCGGTTTTGCTTCGAGATGGAATGACTAGAGCACCTGTGGTTAGGTTTTCATCTGCTAAAAGAGCTGCTCAGTtgaagttttacttggaagatccACTTAATTTTGATGCTCTTTCTCTCACTTTCAACAA GTCAAGTAGATTTGCTAGATTGCAGAGCATTCAGCCTGCTATTGCTGGCAAGAATTTGTACATTAGATTCCGTTGCAGTACAGGTGATGCCATGGGGATGAACATGGTATCAAAAGGCGTTCAAAATGTCCTTGATTTTCTCCTAAATGATTTCCCTGACATGGATGTCATTGGAATCTCTG GAAATTACTGTTCCGACAAGAAAGCGGCGGCTGTGAACTGGATAGAAGGGCGTGGTAAGTCTGTGGTGTGTGAGGCTGTAATTAAGGAAGAGGTGGTGATGAAAGTGTTGAAGACTAATGTGGAGGCATTGGTTGAGCTAAACATGCTTAAGAACCTAACTGGCTCAGCCATTGCTGGTGCTCTTGGCGGGTTCAACGCTCATGCTAGCAACATTGTCTCTGCTATCTACTTAGCCACTGGTCAAGATCCTGCTCAGAATGTGGAGAGTTCTCATTGTATTACCATGATGGAAGCTGTGAATGATGGCAAGGACCTTCACATTTCTGTCACCATGCCTTCCATTGAG GTTGGTACTGTGGGAGGAGGAACACAACTTGCATCTCAGTCAGCTTGTCTTAATTTACTTGGTGTGAAGGGTGCCAGCAAAGACTCTCCCGGCGCAAACTCTAGGCTACTGGCAACCATTGTAGCGGGATCAGTCCTCGCCGGGGAACTATCACTCATGTCTGCAATTGCAGCTGGGCAGCTAGTTAAGAGTCACATGAAATACAACAGATCTAGCAAGGATATCTCCAAAATCGTCTCATGA